In Malus sylvestris chromosome 16, drMalSylv7.2, whole genome shotgun sequence, the following are encoded in one genomic region:
- the LOC126606509 gene encoding zinc finger protein 2, with protein sequence MDFQPNTSLHLCLPNNEPNLELVLEPSFTSSSSSSFSPSLEPKRMFSCNYCQRKFYSSQALGGHQNAHKLERTLAKKSRERLSSAARTHDSMNQRAVSNYSCSSDSGASHAEFPQAHLGGLKVHQGHAGRFVGQMNRGYRSENAEEDICHLDLSLRL encoded by the coding sequence atggatTTTCAGCCAAATACTTCTCTTCATCTATGTCTACCCAACAACGAACCGAACTTGGAGCTTGTCCTGGAGCCATCATTTACttcttcctcatcttcttcttttagTCCGTCCTTGGAACCCAAGCGCATGTTTTCATGCAACTACTGCCAAAGAAAGTTTTACAGCTCCCAAGCACTTGGAGGCCACCAAAATGCTCACAAACTCGAGCGCACTTTAGCCAAGAAAAGCAGAGAGAGGCTAAGTTCCGCGGCCCGAACTCATGATAGCATGAACCAACGAGCCGTATCTAACTACAGCTGCAGCAGCGATTCAGGTGCTAGTCATGCGGAGTTTCCGCAGGCACATCTTGGCGGGTTGAAAGTACATCAAGGACATGCCGGTAGGTTTGTTGGTCAAATGAACCGTGGATACAGATCGGAGAATGCTGAAGAGGATATTTGCCACCTTGACTTATCTCTGAGGCTTTGA